A genomic window from Streptococcus sanguinis includes:
- a CDS encoding EVE domain-containing protein has protein sequence MTRFWIGVVSKEHVLRGVEGGFCQVCHGKKAPLNRMKKGDYLLYYSPKYQLSCQEKLQAFTAVGKILDDTAYQVEMFEGFVPFRRDVSYYQPVKDCPIEQVRQHPQWRQYASQIRYGHFEVSKDFFLYVFEQMKLDSPANQ, from the coding sequence ATGACTAGATTTTGGATTGGTGTCGTATCAAAAGAACATGTACTAAGAGGTGTAGAAGGTGGATTTTGCCAAGTCTGCCATGGAAAGAAAGCACCGCTAAACCGAATGAAAAAGGGGGACTATCTTCTCTACTACAGCCCCAAGTATCAGCTGAGCTGTCAGGAAAAATTGCAGGCCTTTACAGCAGTTGGCAAGATTCTAGATGACACTGCCTACCAAGTAGAGATGTTTGAAGGCTTTGTTCCATTTCGGCGAGATGTCAGCTACTACCAACCTGTCAAAGACTGCCCCATTGAACAAGTCCGACAGCATCCTCAGTGGCGCCAGTATGCTTCTCAGATAAGATACGGACATTTCGAAGTTTCGAAAGACTTCTTCCTTTATGTTTTTGAGCAAATGAAACTAGACAGCCCCGCAAATCAGTAA
- a CDS encoding DUF4037 domain-containing protein, which yields MPQQLFKEFAQLDQVEAIVLGGSRAGQHFDKDSDYDVYIYLTDSIAPTTRRDILSKYCSYMEIGNQFWELEDDCVLKSKIEIELIYRTLDGFDKDLQTVVLDHQAQNAYTTCMWHNLLHSKIIYDRNGRYEALQNKYRRPYPAELKKNIIKKQLLLLDQAMPAFSKQIEKALKRQDLLSINHRSSEFFASYFDLLFALNEQTHPGEKRMLEFAKTNCMLLPQHFEENVHNYFQKLYTEPSEAIKLINQLVTTIKQVIPQEIIDSF from the coding sequence ATGCCACAACAACTTTTTAAAGAATTTGCCCAGCTAGATCAAGTGGAAGCTATTGTTCTCGGTGGCTCTCGTGCTGGACAGCATTTTGACAAAGACTCGGACTATGATGTTTATATCTACTTGACAGATTCCATTGCTCCCACGACTCGACGAGATATCCTCAGCAAGTACTGCTCCTACATGGAAATCGGCAATCAGTTTTGGGAACTAGAGGATGACTGTGTGCTGAAGAGCAAGATCGAAATTGAGCTCATTTACCGTACACTGGATGGCTTTGATAAGGACCTGCAGACTGTAGTCCTAGACCACCAAGCCCAGAATGCCTATACCACCTGTATGTGGCACAATCTGCTCCACAGCAAAATCATCTACGACCGAAACGGTCGCTATGAGGCACTTCAGAACAAGTACAGACGACCTTATCCAGCTGAGCTGAAAAAGAATATTATTAAGAAGCAGCTCCTCCTACTCGATCAAGCCATGCCAGCTTTCTCCAAACAAATAGAAAAAGCGCTTAAGCGTCAGGACTTGCTCAGTATCAATCACCGTAGCAGTGAGTTTTTTGCTTCCTATTTTGACTTGCTCTTCGCCTTAAACGAACAGACTCACCCTGGAGAAAAGAGAATGCTAGAGTTTGCAAAAACCAACTGCATGCTATTACCTCAACATTTTGAAGAAAATGTACACAACTATTTTCAAAAGCTTTACACTGAGCCCTCTGAAGCGATAAAGCTTATTAATCAGCTAGTGACGACCATCAAACAAGTCATTCCTCAAGAAATTATTGATAGTTTTTAG
- a CDS encoding YSIRK-type signal peptide-containing protein has product MKKRRMMASRAEKFTRFGIRKCSLGAVSVAIATGLAFLGSGAVQAEQLAPSQTADSVAVSQAVEDQASTAATPTVTETSLSSMDKAAPAPEAVSPDASQIPASSDTSAQSTSSDPVENARPKSDVIAPTENQPAVAENSEKSDASNQLTQPASATERPLATVEVKKPQGKIAIQNNNPQTGEFDIVVSDIVAPDGLKAVYLPTWSAANDQDDVQWYTAERRADGTYFKHVSYRNHKNSLGEYNVHLYFVNDAGQLQGAGSAKTVVTRAQPQGKITIQNNNPQTGEFDIVVSDIVAPDGLKAVYLPTWSAANDQDDVQWYTAERRADGTYFKHVSYRNHKNSLGEYNVHLYFVNDAGQLQGAGSAKTVVTRAQPQGKITIHNNNPQTGEFDIVVSDIVTPDGLKAVYLPTWSSKDDQDDVQWYIAERQADGTYKKHVRAQDHKFSVGEYKVHLYYLNEDGQMQGAGGEKLMVSVAPENIRATGKINIQNNNARTGTFDVVMTNVSNPDGIQAVYLPTWSTDKDQDDVKWYLAQKQANGTYKITVRASDHKLSTGEYKIHLYYKQDNGQLIAVDATTTQVPKAVYNTPYYSQRDGRWGGRKYGPYSMDATGCVPTTLAMVISGITGAEVLPTTVADYLYNYTNEFNKDGFGTSSRGIVRAAQHWDLTTETLFTASAVKEVLSQGHHVLGAVGTSIFAHYPVTHELVLKGYDNGKTYVRDPYNAANNGWYPVDYLFGVKSVDPTDNTEGSPFIAIKG; this is encoded by the coding sequence ATGAAAAAAAGACGAATGATGGCGTCTCGAGCAGAGAAGTTTACTCGTTTTGGCATTCGCAAATGCAGTCTGGGAGCAGTCTCGGTAGCGATTGCGACTGGTCTGGCCTTTCTTGGAAGTGGAGCAGTGCAGGCAGAACAGCTGGCGCCTAGTCAGACAGCTGACAGTGTCGCTGTCAGCCAGGCTGTGGAGGACCAAGCTAGCACAGCTGCAACTCCGACTGTGACAGAAACCAGTCTGTCAAGCATGGATAAGGCTGCACCAGCACCGGAGGCTGTTAGTCCTGACGCTAGTCAGATACCTGCGTCTTCTGATACCAGTGCTCAGTCTACTTCTTCAGATCCTGTAGAAAATGCCCGGCCGAAAAGCGATGTTATAGCTCCGACAGAGAATCAACCTGCTGTAGCTGAGAACTCAGAAAAAAGTGATGCTTCTAATCAGCTGACGCAACCAGCTTCTGCTACAGAGCGCCCCTTGGCAACAGTAGAAGTCAAAAAGCCTCAAGGTAAGATTGCCATTCAGAACAACAATCCGCAGACAGGCGAATTTGATATAGTCGTTTCTGATATTGTTGCCCCAGATGGCCTGAAGGCGGTCTATCTGCCAACATGGTCAGCTGCTAACGACCAAGACGACGTGCAGTGGTACACCGCTGAAAGACGAGCTGATGGAACCTATTTCAAACATGTCAGCTACCGCAATCATAAGAACTCTCTTGGTGAGTATAATGTTCACCTCTATTTTGTGAATGATGCAGGCCAACTGCAGGGTGCAGGCTCAGCTAAGACGGTGGTTACTCGCGCCCAGCCACAAGGCAAGATTACCATTCAGAACAACAATCCACAGACAGGTGAATTTGATATAGTTGTGTCCGATATTGTCGCCCCAGATGGTCTAAAAGCCGTTTACTTGCCGACTTGGTCAGCTGCTAACGACCAGGATGATGTGCAGTGGTACACTGCTGAAAGACGCGCTGATGGGACCTATTTCAAACATGTCAGCTACCGGAACCACAAGAACTCTCTTGGTGAGTATAATGTACACCTCTATTTTGTGAATGATGCAGGCCAGCTGCAGGGTGCAGGTTCAGCTAAGACAGTGGTTACTCGCGCCCAGCCACAGGGAAAAATCACCATTCATAATAACAATCCGCAGACAGGTGAATTTGATATTGTCGTGTCCGACATTGTTACCCCAGATGGTCTGAAGGCGGTCTACCTACCGACTTGGTCCAGCAAGGATGACCAAGACGATGTGCAGTGGTATATCGCTGAGCGCCAAGCTGACGGTACCTATAAAAAGCATGTCCGAGCTCAGGATCATAAGTTTTCAGTAGGTGAGTACAAGGTTCATCTTTACTATCTGAACGAGGATGGCCAGATGCAAGGTGCAGGTGGCGAGAAGTTGATGGTTTCTGTAGCACCTGAAAACATCCGTGCGACTGGAAAAATCAATATCCAAAACAATAATGCTCGAACAGGAACTTTTGATGTGGTTATGACAAATGTCTCCAATCCAGACGGAATTCAAGCAGTCTATCTGCCAACTTGGTCCACAGATAAGGATCAGGATGATGTCAAGTGGTATTTAGCTCAAAAGCAGGCGAATGGCACCTATAAGATCACAGTCCGAGCTAGTGACCATAAGCTTTCTACCGGCGAGTACAAGATTCATCTTTACTATAAGCAGGACAATGGTCAGCTCATCGCTGTTGATGCTACTACGACCCAGGTCCCCAAAGCAGTTTACAATACTCCATATTACTCACAGCGTGATGGTCGCTGGGGCGGCAGGAAGTATGGTCCTTACAGCATGGATGCGACAGGATGCGTGCCGACAACGCTAGCCATGGTTATTTCTGGTATTACTGGTGCAGAAGTGCTTCCAACAACCGTTGCGGATTACCTATATAACTATACCAATGAATTTAATAAAGATGGATTTGGTACCAGCAGCCGTGGTATTGTCCGAGCTGCCCAGCACTGGGATTTGACGACGGAGACCTTGTTTACAGCTTCTGCAGTCAAAGAAGTGCTTTCGCAAGGGCATCATGTCCTAGGTGCCGTTGGTACTAGCATCTTTGCCCATTATCCAGTGACTCATGAGCTGGTTCTCAAAGGCTATGACAATGGAAAAACCTATGTCCGTGACCCTTATAATGCAGCTAACAATGGCTGGTATCCAGTAGACTATCTCTTTGGAGTCAAGAGTGTCGATCCGACGGATAATACAGAAGGATCACCCTTTATTGCCATCAAAGGATAA
- a CDS encoding CPBP family intramembrane metalloprotease, producing the protein MDNLVQQMLNALIQIALFAFLPFVWWLINARRKSPFLEWLGLKPLKDAGSRKIWLWILLGSLSFLLLSFLLVYPAVKNLDTATSNFSGLGFQALPAVLIYGIFQTSLSEELLFRGFLLKRLASRLSFVVANTIQAALFGLLHGLMFITGLSWQQTLLIILCTGGIAAYMGFVNEKKSDGSILASWIIHALVNVITSSLFAFMLI; encoded by the coding sequence ATGGACAATCTAGTTCAACAGATGCTGAATGCTCTGATTCAAATTGCTTTGTTTGCTTTTCTTCCTTTTGTTTGGTGGTTGATAAATGCTAGAAGAAAAAGTCCATTTTTAGAATGGCTTGGCTTAAAACCACTAAAAGATGCTGGCAGCCGAAAGATCTGGCTGTGGATTTTGTTGGGTTCGCTATCTTTCTTGCTTCTTTCGTTTTTGCTAGTATATCCTGCTGTAAAAAATCTGGATACAGCGACTTCGAATTTCTCAGGCCTAGGCTTCCAAGCCTTGCCAGCTGTTCTGATTTATGGTATTTTTCAAACTTCTCTGTCGGAAGAACTGCTATTCAGAGGTTTTCTTTTAAAGAGATTGGCTAGTCGCTTATCCTTTGTGGTAGCCAACACCATACAAGCTGCTCTTTTTGGTCTGCTCCATGGCTTAATGTTTATAACAGGGCTCTCTTGGCAGCAAACCCTGCTCATCATTTTGTGTACGGGTGGCATCGCGGCTTATATGGGCTTTGTCAATGAAAAGAAATCTGATGGCTCCATTTTAGCTAGCTGGATTATACATGCTTTAGTAAATGTGATTACGAGTAGTTTATTTGCTTTTATGCTGATTTAA
- a CDS encoding MarR family transcriptional regulator: MKKSQFNSIYKDEYKKSTGLLFIRAYHKWHGLIKNKLRTIDLTHPQFVVLTTLAALLRQQEWVSQTDIARFSDMDVMTISQIIRLLVNKGLIMREVHPKDSRANIILLTDTGLQKVNQALPLVEGIDQAFFGKLGNNTEILNQLLIKLEAEND; encoded by the coding sequence ATGAAAAAATCGCAGTTTAACTCCATCTACAAGGATGAATACAAAAAATCAACTGGTCTGCTCTTTATCCGTGCCTACCACAAGTGGCATGGGTTGATAAAAAACAAACTGAGAACGATTGATTTGACCCATCCCCAGTTTGTCGTTCTGACCACTCTTGCAGCGCTTCTGCGTCAGCAAGAATGGGTGAGTCAGACCGATATTGCCCGATTTTCTGACATGGATGTTATGACCATATCCCAAATCATCCGCCTCTTGGTCAATAAAGGGTTGATAATGCGGGAAGTCCATCCCAAGGACAGCCGCGCCAACATCATACTTCTAACGGATACGGGGCTGCAAAAGGTCAACCAAGCCCTTCCTCTAGTAGAAGGTATTGATCAGGCGTTCTTTGGAAAATTAGGAAATAATACAGAAATATTAAATCAACTCTTAATCAAACTGGAGGCAGAAAATGACTAG